Proteins co-encoded in one Odocoileus virginianus isolate 20LAN1187 ecotype Illinois unplaced genomic scaffold, Ovbor_1.2 Unplaced_Contig_30, whole genome shotgun sequence genomic window:
- the LOC110142028 gene encoding olfactory receptor 52A1-like — protein MSLMGSTNMSYLNPKTVILIGIPGLEHVQFWIGFPFFSVCLVALLGNVILIIIIATERSLHQPMYIFLAVLAATDLGLCVAIAPKMLAIFWFGSYSMAFDACLTQLFFIHALQGMESGILLAMAFDRYIAICDPLRHASILTPLFLAQMVLMVAIRTTVLVGILPILLKRLQIFQSVVIAHSYCEHMAVVKLAAEDVHINKSYGLFVAFVILGFDLIFVFISYIFIFRVVSHLPQKEARLKAFNTCTSHIVIFLEFYILAFFSFFSHRFGHVSPYTHIFLSTIYLLVPPALNPIVYGVKTMEIRNRVAQICILKHDSQ, from the coding sequence ATGAGCCTTATGGGATCTACTAACATGTCATATCTGAACCCAAAGACAGTGATCCTGATTGGGATCCCTGGACTAGAGCATGTGCAGTTTTGGATTGGATTTCCCTTCTTTAGTGTGTGCCTGGTGGCTCTGCTGGGGAATGTCATTTTAATAATCATTATTGCAACAGAACGCAGTCTTCACCAACCCATGTACATCTTCTTGGCAGTGTTGGCAGCCACTGACCTAGGACTCTGTGTAGCCATTGCTCCCAAGATGTTGGCTATCTTCTGGTTTGGCTCCTATTCCATGGCTTTTGATGCTTGCCTCACCCAACTCTTCTTCATCCACGCTTTGCAGGGCATGGAATCTGGCATACTGTTAGCCATGGCCTTTGACCGCTATATTGCCATCTGTGATCCTTTGAGGCATGCATCCATCCTCACACCTCTCTTTCTAGCCCAGATGGTACTGATGGTGGCAATTCGGACAACAGTGCTTGTTGGGATTTTACCCATTCTACTAAAACGACTGCAAATTTTCCAATCAGTGGTTATTGCCCATTCCTACTGTGAGCACATGGCTGTGGTCAAGTTGGCTGCAGAAGATGTCCACATTAACAAATCATATGGGCTTTTTGTGGCCTTTGTGATTCTGGGTTTTGACctgatttttgtcttcatttcctacatttttatttttcgaGTTGTTTCTCACCTTCCTCAGAAGGAGGCACGACTCAAAGCTTTCAATACCTGTACTTCCCATATTGTCATCTTCCTAGAGTTTtatattcttgcttttttttccttcttcagccACCGTTTTGGACATGTATCACCCTATACTCATATATTCTTATCTACCATCTATCTGCTTGTTCCCCCTGCCCTTAACCCCATTGTCTATGGTGTGAAGACCATGGAGATCCGCAACCGAGTTGCTCAGATTTGTATTCTGAAGCATGACTCCCAGTAG
- the LOC110142026 gene encoding olfactory receptor 52A1-like: MASINMSYLNPRTVILIGIPRLQHMQFWIGFPFFAVCLVALLGNITLLIIIPMERSLHEPMYIFLAVLAATDIGLCAAIAPKMLAIFWFRSYSMAFDTCLAQLFFIHALQCMESGILLAMAFDRYIAICDPLRHTSILTPSILGRMMVTVAIRATVLVGLLLILIKRLHLFHSTVIAHSYCEHMAVVKLAAEDIHVNKTCGLFVGFTILGFDMIFILISYILIFQAVLHLRQKEARLKAFNTCTAHIFVFLEFYILAFFSFFSHRFGRVVPSTHILLSTIYLLVPPSLNPIVYGVKNKVIRKRVAQIFLLNHGSQQ; the protein is encoded by the coding sequence ATGGCATCCATTAACATGTCATATTTGAACCCAAGAACTGTAATCTTGATTGGAATTCCCAGACTACAACATATGCAGTTCTGGATTGGGTTTCCTTTTTTTGCTGTGTGCCTGGTGGCTCTTTTGGGAAACATCACTTTACTGATCATCATCCCTATGGAACGCAGCCTACACGAGCCCATGTACATCTTCCTGGCAGTGTTGGCAGCCACTGACATAGGACTCTGTGCAGCCATTGCTCCCAAGATGTTGGCTATCTTCTGGTTCAGGTCTTACTCCATGGCCTTTGACACCTGCTTAGCCCAGCTGTTCTTCATTCACGCCTTGCAGTGCATGGAGTCTGGCATTCTGTTGGCCATGGCGTTTGACCGCTATATTGCTATCTGTGATCCTCTGAGGCACACATCCATCCTCACACCTTCAATTCTGGGTCGCATGATGGTGACAGTAGCAATTCGAGCTACAGTGTTGGTGGGTCTCTTACTCATTCTAATCAAAAGATTGCACCTTTTCCATTCCACAGTAATTGCTCACTCTTACTGTGAGCACATGGCTGTAGTCAAGCTGGCTGCAGAAGACATCCATGTCAATAAAACATGTGGTCTTTTCGTAGGTTTTACAATTCTGGGATTTGATATGATTTTCATCCTCATTTCCTATATCCTTATTTTCCAGGCTGTTTTACATCTACGTCAAAAGGAGGCACGGCTCAAAGCATTCAACACATGCACAgctcacatttttgttttccttgagttttatattcttgccttcttctccttcttcagcCATCGTTTTGGACGCGTTGTCCCTTCTACTCATATTCTTCTGTCTACCATCTACCTTCTTGTACCACCTTCACTGAACCCTATTGTCTATGGGGTAAAAAATAAGGTAATTCGTAAGCGTGTGGCACAGATTTTTCTTCTGAATCATGGATCCCAGCAGTGA
- the LOC110142044 gene encoding olfactory receptor 52M1-like, with the protein MATLPSEELIKIKEKNIMPPLNTSHPSSVTFLLMGIPGLEHLHVWIGIPFCSMYVVAVVGNVTILAVVRAERSLHEPMFLFLCMLSVTDLVLSTSTLPRMLCLFWLGAHDIAFDACLTQMFFIHSFTALESGFFLSMAIDRYVAICHPLHHTTILTHTRITIMGIIVVIRGVAFFSPHPILLKQLPYCRTRIIAHTYCEFMAVVKLACLDTGTTKRYSLSMATIIGSCDAILIAISYVFILRSVFRLPSREASFKALGTCGSHVCVILVFYSTAGFSIFTHRFGKNIPAHIHIFIANIYLLVPPFLNPIVYGVRTKKIREHVLRTLVVKVV; encoded by the coding sequence ATGGCAACTTTACCTTCAGAagaactaataaaaatcaaagaaaaaaacatcaTGCCTCCTCTCAACACTTCTCATCCCTCTTCTGTCACCTTCTTGCTGATGGGCATCCCAGGACTGGAGCACCTGCATGTCTGGATTGGGATTCCCTTCTGCTCCATGTATGTGGTGGCGGTGGTGGGGAATGTGACCATTCTAGCTGTGGTGAGGGCAGAGCGGAGCCTCCACGAGCCTATGTTCCTCTTTTTGTGCATGCTCTCAGTCACTGACCTGGTCCTCTCCACGTCTACACTGCCTCGCATGCTCTGTCTCTTCTGGCTTGGAGCCCATGACATTGCCTTTGATGCCTGCCTGACCCAAATGTTCTTCATTCATAGTTTTACTGCTTTGGAATCAGGCTTCTTTTTGTCCATGGCCATTGACCGTTATGTGGCCATTTGTCATCCACTGCACCACACAACCATTCTCACCCACACTCGCATCACTATAATGGGTATTATTGTGGTGATTCGGGGAGTTGccttcttttctccacaccccatTCTGCTCAAACAGCTGCCTTACTGCAGAACACGAATCATTGCCCACACCTACTGTGAGTTTATGGCCGTTGTGAAGCTGGCGTGTTTGGACACAGGGACCACTAAGCGTTATAGCCTCAGTATGGCTACTATCATTGGCTCATGTGATGCGATTCTTATTGCTATATCCTATGTTTTCATCCTGCGCTCTGTATTCCGCCTACCATCCCGAGAAGCTAGCTTTAAGGCTTTAGGCACATGTGGGTCCCATGTCTGTGTTATTCTTGTCTTCTACTCCACAGCtggtttttccattttcactCACCGTTTTGGGAAAAATATACCTGCACATATCCACATTTTTATTGCAAATATATATCTTTTGGTGCCCCCTTTTCTCAACCCCATTGTATATGGAGTAAGGACCAAGAAAATACGAGAACATGTTCTTAGGACACTAGTGGTCAAAGTTGTCTGA